A part of Streptomyces sp. NBC_01210 genomic DNA contains:
- a CDS encoding FAD-dependent oxidoreductase, giving the protein MSQPHRPGAGPALRHAVVVGGGLAGMLAAAALGEFADKVTVVERDSLPAGPEPRKHLPQAGHAHILWCGGVEAIESLLPGVTARWLAAGARRIPLPTGMVGLSPQGWYRRWTETHYLIACSRDLLDWVVREQVLAEPRITLLEHTKLLTLEGSSARVTGVRVRTPDGGERVLAADLVVDCSGRSTRAPELLRALGVDAVREDQVDAGLVYASRLFRAPRGTAEFPIVNVQSNAREQRPGQAALVLPVEDGRWLVTLSGTRGGQPTKAADAFEAFARGVRHPIVGELISRAEPISDVVTFGNTANRRRYFEKVAGWPDGFVAVGDSVATFNPVYGHGMSVAAQGVRALRDQIRTHGPTSAGLARRAQRAISKSTGTAWDLATGQDIFYPGATGKQPGAVDRLLGRYVDRLMLTSTGNFLVTTALTDVMTLSAPLTALVGPRVVLAALRGPRLPRLPGPPLTDEELQIAEEPHSEPETDPAEA; this is encoded by the coding sequence ATGAGCCAACCACACAGACCCGGCGCGGGCCCTGCCCTCCGTCACGCCGTCGTCGTCGGCGGAGGACTGGCCGGGATGCTGGCGGCCGCCGCACTGGGCGAGTTCGCCGACAAGGTCACCGTCGTGGAACGCGACTCTCTCCCGGCCGGCCCCGAACCCCGTAAGCACCTGCCTCAGGCAGGTCATGCCCACATACTGTGGTGCGGAGGAGTCGAGGCGATCGAGTCCCTGCTGCCCGGTGTCACCGCTCGCTGGCTGGCGGCCGGCGCCCGCCGCATCCCACTGCCGACGGGCATGGTCGGACTGTCTCCGCAGGGCTGGTACCGGCGCTGGACCGAGACTCACTACCTGATCGCCTGCAGCCGCGATCTGCTCGACTGGGTCGTACGCGAGCAGGTCCTGGCAGAGCCGCGCATCACCCTGCTCGAGCACACCAAACTGCTCACCCTCGAAGGAAGTTCCGCCCGTGTGACGGGGGTGCGGGTACGGACCCCCGACGGCGGTGAGCGCGTTCTGGCTGCCGATCTGGTCGTCGACTGCAGCGGCCGCAGCACTCGCGCGCCGGAACTGCTGCGGGCGCTGGGCGTCGATGCGGTGCGCGAGGACCAGGTGGACGCCGGCCTGGTGTACGCCAGCCGCCTCTTCCGTGCTCCACGGGGCACGGCGGAGTTCCCCATCGTCAATGTGCAGTCCAATGCGCGCGAACAGCGCCCCGGCCAGGCCGCACTCGTCCTCCCGGTCGAGGACGGGCGCTGGCTCGTGACACTGTCCGGCACCCGGGGCGGGCAGCCCACCAAGGCGGCCGATGCCTTCGAGGCATTCGCCCGCGGAGTGCGGCACCCCATAGTCGGTGAGCTCATCTCGCGTGCCGAGCCAATCAGCGACGTGGTCACGTTCGGCAACACGGCCAACCGGCGCAGGTACTTCGAGAAGGTCGCCGGCTGGCCCGACGGTTTCGTCGCGGTGGGTGACTCGGTGGCCACCTTCAATCCCGTCTACGGCCACGGAATGTCCGTGGCGGCGCAGGGCGTACGGGCTTTGCGCGACCAGATCCGGACGCACGGGCCCACCTCGGCAGGGCTGGCCCGGCGGGCACAGCGAGCCATCTCCAAGTCCACCGGAACGGCCTGGGACCTGGCCACGGGACAGGACATCTTCTACCCGGGGGCGACTGGCAAGCAGCCGGGCGCGGTGGACCGGCTGCTCGGCCGCTACGTCGACCGTCTGATGCTGACCTCGACCGGAAACTTCCTGGTCACCACCGCTCTGACGGATGTGATGACGCTCTCCGCACCGCTCACCGCGCTGGTCGGGCCACGGGTCGTGCTGGCCGCGCTGCGCGGGCCCCGGTTGCCGCGCCTGCCGGGGCCGCCGCTGACCGACGAGGAGCTGCAGATCGCCGAGGAACCGCACAGCGAGCCGGAGACCGACCCGGCCGAGGCGTGA
- a CDS encoding toxin-antitoxin system, toxin component, giving the protein MRRLCGELMAGIDLPVPAEPADLYAALCKKMGSRRGRPVQFRVASFPPGTASGLWLDMADQDLIVIEERTAPDHQLVILGHELWHMQAGHCSHHVEGAAVAARLLTDGADLQDTVLKVAARTRFDAAEENEAETFGLLLSTKCRSWLAGSHTRGRVPGRDAIEGRIEASLGYRKPQG; this is encoded by the coding sequence ATGCGGCGGTTGTGCGGCGAGCTCATGGCCGGAATCGACCTGCCCGTCCCTGCGGAACCGGCAGATCTCTATGCGGCGCTGTGCAAGAAGATGGGCAGCCGCCGGGGCCGGCCGGTCCAGTTCCGCGTGGCTTCGTTCCCGCCGGGAACCGCCAGCGGACTGTGGCTCGACATGGCCGACCAGGACCTGATCGTCATTGAGGAACGTACCGCCCCCGACCACCAACTGGTGATCCTCGGACATGAGTTGTGGCATATGCAGGCCGGTCACTGCAGCCACCATGTCGAAGGCGCGGCCGTCGCGGCGCGGCTGCTGACAGACGGCGCCGATCTGCAGGACACCGTACTCAAGGTCGCCGCCCGTACGCGCTTCGACGCGGCCGAGGAGAACGAGGCGGAGACCTTCGGACTGCTGCTGAGCACCAAATGCCGTTCCTGGCTGGCAGGTTCACACACACGCGGCCGCGTTCCCGGCCGGGATGCGATCGAAGGCCGGATCGAAGCGTCGCTGGGGTACCGAAAGCCGCAGGGCTGA
- the xylA gene encoding xylose isomerase, producing MSERFTPTPEDRFSFGLWTVGWQGRDPFGEATRAPLDPVESVQYLAGLGAYGVTFHDDDLIPFGATEGERESHIKRFRQALDATGLVVPMATTNLFTHPVFKDGGFTANDRDVRRYALRKTIRNIDLAAELGARTYVAWGGREGAESGAAKDVRIALDRMKEAFDLLGEYVTEQGYDLRFAIEPKPNEPRGDILLPTVGHALAFIERLERPELYGVNPEVGHEQMAGLNFTHSIAQAMWADKLFHIDLNGQSGIKYDQDLRFGAGDLRSAFWLVDLLETGGYEGPRHFDFKPPRTEDFDGVWASAAGCMRNYLILKERAAAFRADPRVQEALRAARLDELARPTAEDGLSGLLTDRASFEEFDVEAAAERGMAFEYLDQLAMDHLLGVR from the coding sequence ATGTCGGAACGCTTCACACCCACCCCCGAGGACAGGTTCAGCTTCGGCCTCTGGACGGTCGGCTGGCAGGGCAGGGACCCCTTCGGAGAGGCGACCCGGGCGCCGCTGGACCCCGTTGAATCCGTGCAGTACCTCGCCGGGCTCGGGGCGTACGGCGTCACGTTCCACGACGACGACCTGATCCCCTTCGGCGCTACCGAGGGTGAGCGTGAATCGCACATCAAGCGCTTCCGGCAGGCGCTGGACGCGACCGGTCTGGTGGTGCCGATGGCCACCACCAATCTCTTCACCCACCCTGTCTTCAAGGACGGCGGCTTCACCGCCAACGACCGGGACGTACGTCGTTACGCGCTGCGCAAGACCATCCGCAACATCGACCTCGCCGCCGAGCTCGGGGCCCGTACCTACGTCGCCTGGGGCGGCCGCGAGGGCGCGGAGTCGGGCGCGGCGAAGGACGTACGCATCGCTCTGGACCGGATGAAGGAAGCCTTCGACCTGCTGGGGGAGTACGTCACCGAGCAGGGGTACGACCTGCGGTTCGCCATCGAGCCCAAGCCCAATGAGCCGCGCGGGGACATCCTGCTGCCCACCGTCGGCCACGCGCTGGCCTTCATCGAGCGCCTGGAGCGGCCCGAGTTGTACGGCGTGAACCCGGAGGTCGGCCATGAGCAGATGGCCGGGCTGAACTTCACGCACTCCATCGCCCAGGCGATGTGGGCCGACAAGCTCTTCCACATCGACCTCAACGGGCAGAGCGGCATCAAGTACGACCAGGACCTGCGCTTCGGCGCCGGCGATCTGCGCTCCGCGTTCTGGCTGGTCGACCTGTTGGAGACAGGCGGCTACGAAGGGCCGCGGCACTTCGACTTCAAGCCGCCGCGTACCGAGGACTTCGACGGGGTGTGGGCATCGGCGGCCGGCTGTATGCGCAACTATCTGATCCTCAAGGAGCGGGCCGCCGCCTTCCGCGCGGATCCGCGGGTACAGGAGGCGCTGCGGGCCGCTCGCCTCGACGAGCTGGCCCGCCCCACCGCCGAGGACGGGTTGTCCGGGTTGCTCACCGACCGTGCGTCGTTCGAGGAGTTCGACGTCGAGGCGGCGGCCGAGCGGGGCATGGCCTTCGAGTACCTGGACCAGCTGGCCATGGACCACCTTCTCGGCGTGCGCTGA
- a CDS encoding ROK family transcriptional regulator, with amino-acid sequence MNGNDTSGSAGNHTPLEPKADRETVRRHNLSLVLRAVRDEGEVTRAGVSARVGLTRAAVSSLVEQLLESGFLSESGKTFSGQAGRPGTVLKVARTGVAGIGVEINVDYVSVCVVDLAGTDRVRLVEHLDNRGAPPARVLARAAGIAARALTSAVEQELRPVGAELALPGLISAGTVRQAPNLGWTGVAAEAPFAEALAALRPGLPALPVHAENEANLAALAELWFGGLGEVRSFLYLSGEIGVGGALVLDGELLRGAHGFAGEIGHVVVSADGPECRCGSRGCLEQYAGQSALLRAAGIDESTGAAGVAELERRAGTGDERAVTAIAQAGLMLGRVLSGAVNLFDPDAVVLGGIYRPLLPWLSPPAGGELAGRVVSGLWPEGSGRLRASSAAADAARGAAALVVRDVLADPVAYAVS; translated from the coding sequence ATGAACGGCAATGACACGAGCGGCTCCGCGGGCAACCACACACCGCTGGAGCCCAAGGCCGACCGGGAGACGGTGCGACGGCACAATCTCAGCCTGGTGCTGCGGGCTGTCCGCGACGAGGGCGAGGTGACGCGGGCCGGTGTCTCGGCGCGGGTGGGGCTGACCCGTGCGGCCGTCTCCTCGCTGGTCGAGCAACTCCTGGAGAGCGGCTTCCTGTCAGAGTCCGGGAAGACGTTCAGCGGTCAGGCCGGCCGGCCCGGCACGGTACTGAAAGTGGCCCGTACCGGCGTCGCGGGCATCGGGGTCGAGATCAACGTCGACTATGTGTCGGTGTGTGTGGTGGATCTGGCGGGCACCGACCGGGTGCGTCTCGTCGAGCACCTCGACAACCGTGGCGCGCCGCCCGCCCGGGTACTCGCCCGGGCTGCCGGGATAGCTGCCCGGGCGCTGACGTCGGCCGTCGAGCAGGAGCTGCGGCCGGTCGGCGCGGAGCTGGCACTGCCGGGGCTCATCTCGGCGGGTACGGTCCGGCAGGCGCCCAATCTGGGCTGGACCGGGGTCGCGGCCGAGGCTCCGTTCGCCGAGGCGCTCGCAGCGCTGCGGCCCGGCCTGCCCGCGCTGCCGGTGCACGCGGAGAACGAGGCCAATCTGGCGGCCCTGGCCGAGCTGTGGTTCGGCGGTCTGGGCGAGGTGCGCAGCTTTCTCTATCTGTCGGGCGAGATCGGCGTCGGCGGCGCGCTGGTCCTGGACGGTGAACTGCTGCGCGGGGCGCACGGATTCGCCGGGGAGATCGGCCATGTCGTGGTGTCCGCTGACGGCCCCGAGTGCCGCTGCGGCTCGCGGGGCTGTCTGGAGCAGTACGCGGGTCAGTCGGCGTTGCTGCGGGCCGCGGGCATCGACGAGTCCACCGGCGCCGCGGGCGTGGCCGAACTGGAGCGCCGGGCCGGCACGGGCGACGAACGCGCGGTGACGGCGATCGCACAGGCCGGGCTGATGCTGGGCCGGGTGCTGTCCGGCGCGGTGAACCTCTTCGACCCGGACGCGGTGGTGCTCGGCGGGATCTACCGGCCGCTACTGCCCTGGCTGTCGCCGCCGGCCGGCGGCGAGCTGGCCGGCCGGGTGGTGTCGGGGCTGTGGCCCGAGGGCAGCGGGCGGTTGCGCGCCTCGTCGGCGGCTGCGGACGCGGCGCGCGGCGCGGCGGCTCTCGTGGTGCGGGACGTGCTGGCCGACCCGGTGGCGTACGCGGTGTCCTAG
- a CDS encoding MmyB family transcriptional regulator, translating to MTHEAGVERPGVQGRRGCAGTGRGAVRARRVTDVLRRRREELGLSVEDVAARLEISTGAYGSWERTPAQEWTDERLCALVKALEMSDQQGGWLFRLAVDRDPPPPWKTPVGASVPAPPLGPARPSGPAFPSGPVRPYVPVSPSLPASPSGPADRADPAESSDPETRAYLRDYAVMMDAVPLPSVLFDRRWEVAHANPAFDALFRGIGPHPTAMPDQNFLRFVLFHPDAGTVLADRETSWCLPLLAQLESALESDDEDRVLQAIRHDIAEDPIMDAAYRCGLPHWMRAAGAAAVHHDGALRPLHHPDPRRGRTECRIVDETPASLQGRGFTRMTLVLRETRVAEPVLRRGKSHLRAVSSG from the coding sequence ATGACACATGAGGCAGGCGTGGAACGGCCTGGTGTCCAAGGGCGCCGAGGGTGTGCCGGAACGGGCCGCGGCGCGGTGCGGGCGAGGCGGGTCACCGATGTCCTCCGACGGCGCCGGGAGGAGCTCGGCCTGAGCGTGGAGGACGTCGCCGCGCGGCTCGAGATCAGCACGGGCGCGTACGGCAGCTGGGAACGCACGCCCGCCCAGGAGTGGACCGACGAGAGGCTCTGTGCCCTGGTCAAGGCTCTCGAGATGAGCGATCAGCAGGGAGGATGGCTCTTCCGCCTCGCTGTCGACCGTGATCCGCCGCCGCCCTGGAAGACGCCTGTCGGGGCGTCCGTTCCGGCGCCTCCGCTGGGGCCCGCCCGTCCGTCCGGTCCCGCGTTTCCGTCCGGGCCCGTACGTCCGTACGTCCCTGTGTCCCCGTCGTTGCCCGCGAGCCCGTCCGGTCCCGCGGATCGGGCTGATCCCGCGGAGAGTTCAGACCCCGAGACACGGGCCTATCTGCGTGACTACGCCGTGATGATGGACGCCGTGCCGCTGCCCTCCGTGCTCTTCGACCGGCGCTGGGAGGTGGCGCACGCCAACCCGGCCTTCGACGCCCTCTTCCGCGGAATCGGGCCGCACCCCACGGCCATGCCGGACCAGAACTTCCTCCGGTTCGTGCTCTTCCACCCGGACGCGGGCACGGTGCTCGCCGACCGCGAGACGAGCTGGTGCCTGCCATTGCTGGCGCAGTTGGAGTCCGCCCTGGAGAGCGACGACGAGGACCGAGTCCTTCAGGCCATTCGTCACGACATCGCCGAGGACCCGATCATGGACGCCGCCTACCGGTGCGGTCTTCCGCACTGGATGCGCGCCGCGGGCGCGGCCGCCGTCCATCACGATGGCGCCCTGCGGCCGCTCCATCACCCCGATCCCCGCCGGGGACGCACCGAGTGCCGGATCGTCGACGAGACCCCCGCGAGCCTTCAGGGCCGGGGGTTCACCAGGATGACGCTGGTACTGCGCGAAACGCGCGTGGCCGAACCGGTGCTGCGGCGGGGCAAATCGCATCTGAGGGCCGTCTCCAGCGGCTGA
- a CDS encoding glycoside hydrolase family 15 protein: protein MAALIEDYALIGDMQTAALIARDGSVDWFCLPRFDSPAVFAGLLGTEDHGFWRLAPAGPADGAGAATRRRYRGDSLVLESEWDTPEGTVRLIDFMPPRGAGRGRPDAAPCLVRIVEGVSGRVRMSSALRMRFSYGRIVPWVQREHGPGGRDRLVAVAGPDALWLDADVGTYGSDLTTHAAFSVGAGERVTLTLSWQPSHGDAPPRPDAAQLLTDTENFWSHWTGQCSYSGPWREAVVRSLITLKALTYAPTGGIVAAPTTSLPEEIGGVRNWDYRYAWLRDAAMTLTALLRTGYREEARRWREWLLRAVAGDAQNLQIMYGVAGERELPEAELPWLPGYEKSGPVRIGNGAANQLQLDVYGEVVDALWLGQTSGLSRDDSTHILQMKLMNHLESNWREPDEGIWEVRGPRRDFVHSKVMTWVAADRTVRRLSRLPLESPVQRWRALRDEIHRDVCAHGYDPERNTFTQYYGSSELDASLLLIPQMGFLPPDDPRVVGTIEAVQRELCDDGFVRRYPVPGGGSDALGGDGLPGGEGVFLACSFWLAHDLALIGRRSEARELFERLLALRTDLGLLAEEWDTRRGRLVGNFPQAFSHVPLIDTALRLS from the coding sequence GTGGCTGCGCTCATCGAGGACTATGCACTGATCGGGGACATGCAGACCGCCGCCCTGATCGCCAGGGACGGATCGGTCGACTGGTTCTGTCTGCCGCGCTTCGACTCGCCCGCGGTCTTCGCCGGGCTGCTCGGCACCGAGGACCACGGCTTCTGGCGGCTGGCGCCCGCGGGGCCCGCCGACGGCGCGGGCGCCGCCACCCGCCGCCGCTACCGCGGTGACTCACTTGTCCTGGAATCGGAGTGGGACACCCCGGAAGGAACGGTTCGGCTGATTGACTTCATGCCGCCAAGGGGCGCGGGCCGTGGTAGGCCGGATGCCGCACCGTGTCTCGTACGAATAGTGGAGGGCGTCTCAGGCCGGGTCCGCATGAGTTCCGCACTGCGGATGCGCTTCAGCTACGGCCGGATCGTCCCGTGGGTTCAGCGCGAGCACGGACCCGGCGGCCGGGACCGGCTCGTCGCCGTCGCCGGCCCGGACGCGCTCTGGCTCGACGCGGACGTCGGCACCTATGGCAGCGATCTGACCACCCACGCCGCCTTCAGCGTCGGCGCGGGCGAGCGCGTCACCCTCACCCTGAGCTGGCAGCCCTCCCACGGCGACGCGCCGCCCCGGCCCGACGCCGCCCAACTCCTCACCGACACCGAGAACTTCTGGTCCCACTGGACCGGCCAGTGCAGCTACTCGGGACCCTGGCGCGAGGCCGTGGTCCGCTCGCTGATCACCCTCAAGGCGCTTACCTACGCCCCGACCGGCGGAATCGTGGCCGCGCCCACCACCTCGCTGCCCGAGGAGATCGGCGGCGTACGCAACTGGGACTACCGCTACGCCTGGCTGCGCGACGCCGCCATGACCCTCACCGCCCTGCTGCGCACCGGCTACCGCGAGGAGGCCCGCCGGTGGCGGGAGTGGCTGCTGCGGGCCGTGGCAGGGGACGCGCAGAACCTCCAGATCATGTACGGAGTCGCGGGGGAGCGCGAACTGCCGGAGGCCGAACTCCCGTGGCTGCCAGGCTACGAGAAGTCAGGACCGGTTCGCATCGGCAACGGTGCCGCCAACCAGCTCCAGCTCGATGTGTACGGCGAGGTCGTGGACGCCCTCTGGCTGGGCCAGACCTCGGGACTCTCCCGCGACGACAGCACCCACATCCTCCAGATGAAGCTGATGAACCACCTCGAGTCCAACTGGCGGGAGCCGGACGAGGGCATCTGGGAAGTGCGGGGCCCACGCCGCGACTTCGTCCACTCCAAGGTGATGACCTGGGTCGCCGCGGACCGCACCGTACGCAGACTGTCGAGGCTGCCACTGGAGAGCCCGGTGCAGCGCTGGCGAGCCCTGCGCGACGAGATACACCGCGACGTCTGCGCCCACGGCTACGACCCCGAGCGCAACACCTTCACGCAGTACTACGGCTCCAGCGAACTGGACGCTTCGCTACTGCTCATCCCGCAGATGGGCTTTCTGCCGCCCGACGACCCGCGGGTGGTCGGCACCATCGAAGCCGTGCAGCGGGAGCTGTGCGACGACGGCTTCGTACGCCGCTATCCGGTGCCCGGGGGCGGTTCGGACGCGCTCGGCGGAGACGGACTGCCCGGCGGCGAAGGCGTCTTCCTGGCCTGCTCCTTCTGGCTCGCGCACGATCTGGCGCTGATCGGTCGCAGGTCCGAGGCACGCGAGCTGTTCGAACGGCTGCTGGCACTGCGTACGGACCTCGGTCTGCTGGCCGAGGAGTGGGACACCCGGCGCGGCCGGCTGGTGGGGAACTTCCCTCAGGCCTTCAGCCATGTGCCGCTGATCGACACGGCACTGCGGCTGTCCTGA
- the xylB gene encoding xylulokinase: protein MPTQTVVIGVDSSTQSAKAAFIDAATGRTLAVGRAAHQVTGESGARESDPEVWWHALREAVAMGLKESGLAASAVTGIAVAGQQHGLVVLDRAGHPVRPALLWNDTRSAPQAAALTEALGGPDAWTARTGSVPVASMTAAKWQWLREHEPRAAKAAAAVRLPHDFLTERLAGIAATDPGDASGTCWYSTAGGAYDPELLQLIGLDADLLPEVAATGAARIGSLTAAAAAELGLPAGIAVAAGTGDNMAAAVGLGLGGAGLLDHPALSLGTSGTVFAASRTRPASTALAGFAAADGTYLPLACTLNCTLAVDKIAALLGLHRDTAEAGGEVVLLPYLDGERTPDLPAASGLLTGLRHTTSRQQLLGAAYEGAVVTVLRALDEVLRTCGLDPTDREVAARPLRLVGGGAKGRHWVETVRRLSGRPLLIPESGELVALGAAALAAGAATGEDPVAVAGSWQVGNAAELPPVERDMETWERVSSVLERAAPTLLS, encoded by the coding sequence ATGCCGACCCAGACGGTCGTCATCGGCGTGGACAGCTCGACCCAGTCCGCCAAGGCCGCGTTCATCGACGCCGCCACCGGCCGTACGCTCGCCGTCGGCCGGGCCGCGCACCAGGTCACCGGCGAGAGCGGCGCACGCGAGAGCGATCCCGAGGTCTGGTGGCACGCGCTGCGCGAGGCCGTCGCCATGGGCCTCAAGGAGTCCGGTCTCGCCGCGTCGGCCGTGACCGGCATCGCGGTCGCCGGGCAGCAGCACGGCCTGGTCGTCCTCGACCGCGCCGGGCATCCGGTGCGTCCCGCGCTGCTCTGGAACGACACCCGCTCGGCCCCCCAGGCCGCCGCCCTGACCGAGGCGCTGGGCGGCCCGGACGCCTGGACGGCGCGTACCGGATCGGTGCCGGTGGCCTCGATGACGGCCGCGAAGTGGCAGTGGCTGCGTGAGCACGAACCGCGTGCGGCCAAGGCAGCGGCCGCGGTCCGCCTTCCCCACGACTTCCTCACCGAACGGCTGGCGGGCATCGCGGCCACCGACCCCGGCGACGCATCGGGCACCTGCTGGTACTCCACCGCCGGCGGAGCGTACGACCCCGAACTCCTCCAACTGATCGGCCTGGACGCCGACTTGCTGCCCGAGGTGGCCGCCACCGGCGCGGCCCGTATCGGCTCGCTGACCGCCGCTGCCGCCGCGGAACTCGGCCTGCCCGCCGGCATCGCGGTCGCCGCGGGCACCGGCGACAACATGGCCGCCGCCGTCGGCCTCGGGCTCGGCGGCGCCGGGCTGCTTGATCATCCGGCCCTCAGCCTGGGCACCTCCGGCACGGTCTTCGCCGCCAGCCGCACCCGGCCGGCGTCCACGGCACTCGCCGGGTTCGCCGCAGCCGACGGTACGTACCTCCCGCTGGCCTGCACGCTGAACTGCACGCTCGCGGTCGACAAGATCGCCGCCCTGCTGGGCCTGCACCGCGACACCGCCGAGGCGGGCGGTGAGGTCGTGCTGCTGCCCTACCTCGACGGCGAGCGCACCCCTGATCTGCCCGCCGCCTCAGGTCTGCTCACCGGGCTGCGCCACACCACCAGCCGCCAGCAACTCCTCGGCGCCGCCTACGAAGGCGCGGTCGTGACGGTACTGCGCGCTCTCGACGAGGTGCTGCGCACCTGCGGCCTCGACCCGACCGACAGGGAAGTCGCCGCCCGCCCGCTGCGACTGGTGGGCGGTGGGGCCAAGGGGCGGCACTGGGTGGAGACCGTACGCCGCCTCTCCGGCCGCCCCCTGCTGATTCCCGAGAGCGGCGAACTGGTCGCCCTCGGTGCGGCGGCGCTCGCCGCGGGCGCAGCGACCGGCGAGGATCCGGTGGCGGT
- a CDS encoding MAB_1171c family putative transporter has translation MEGLDFYIPGAALAVAFAFRLPGISRTWRDPLLRSVSALLLVAVSVFFFAAPPTIAAVNRITGVPNFSAPLVYCILTAFSASCLVLIINWRGGPPEVTRRASRRCITAYGTVIVAMIVLFALGDAPVERLRDLDTYYANTPYMREMIVLYLVAHTVAAVVMTVLCWRWSLRVHGWLRTGLVLIMIGYFLNLGFDAAKYSAVSARWAGHNWDALSTRVAPPLASASALIIAAGFILPVAGQRLTDSWQSWSTYWKLGALWRELRSTAPEGAMAVPISRWSSLDLRLTQREAFIHDGILALDPYFDHGLRAESHAAALASGTDTHQAEAVAEAAMLAAAVIARDADPQGMIITAADTRSAAPEQAQRDLVGMSRALRHSPVVAAARRCAARSESSHP, from the coding sequence GTGGAGGGTCTGGACTTCTACATACCCGGGGCCGCGCTCGCCGTCGCGTTCGCGTTCCGGCTGCCCGGAATCAGCCGCACCTGGCGTGATCCGCTGCTGCGGTCCGTCAGCGCGCTGTTGCTGGTGGCCGTCTCGGTGTTCTTCTTCGCGGCGCCGCCCACCATCGCCGCGGTGAACCGCATCACCGGTGTACCCAACTTCTCGGCGCCGCTCGTCTACTGCATCCTCACGGCCTTCAGTGCTTCCTGCCTTGTGCTCATCATCAACTGGCGCGGAGGCCCGCCCGAAGTCACCCGGCGTGCTTCCCGCCGCTGCATCACCGCGTACGGCACGGTCATCGTGGCGATGATCGTCCTGTTCGCCCTCGGTGACGCTCCCGTCGAGCGGCTGCGGGACCTGGACACGTACTACGCGAACACTCCGTACATGCGCGAGATGATCGTCCTCTATCTTGTGGCGCACACGGTGGCGGCGGTCGTGATGACCGTCCTGTGCTGGCGCTGGTCGTTGCGGGTCCACGGCTGGTTGCGCACCGGTCTGGTGCTCATCATGATCGGCTACTTCCTCAACCTCGGCTTCGACGCGGCCAAGTACTCCGCCGTATCCGCTCGGTGGGCCGGGCACAACTGGGACGCCCTCAGCACCCGCGTGGCACCCCCGCTGGCGTCCGCCTCCGCTCTGATCATCGCCGCCGGGTTCATTCTCCCGGTGGCCGGACAGCGCCTCACCGATTCCTGGCAGAGTTGGTCCACCTACTGGAAGCTGGGCGCGCTCTGGCGTGAACTGCGCTCCACCGCTCCAGAAGGTGCCATGGCGGTCCCGATCTCCCGGTGGTCGTCCCTCGACCTCCGGCTGACCCAGCGGGAAGCGTTCATCCACGACGGCATCCTCGCTCTGGACCCGTACTTCGACCACGGCCTGCGGGCGGAGTCCCATGCCGCGGCGCTCGCTTCGGGGACCGATACGCACCAGGCGGAGGCCGTCGCCGAAGCGGCGATGCTGGCCGCCGCGGTGATCGCCCGGGACGCCGACCCGCAGGGGATGATCATCACTGCGGCGGACACCCGTTCCGCCGCACCCGAGCAGGCTCAGCGCGATCTCGTCGGGATGTCCCGAGCGTTGCGTCACTCGCCTGTCGTTGCAGCAGCCCGCCGTTGTGCGGCCAGGTCAGAGAGCAGTCACCCATGA
- a CDS encoding helix-turn-helix domain-containing protein — protein MTDGFSVPGSTATVPLAASVARVAELADKLGLPHGEVFDIHQLSEASGVPADVVGALLAGQRAGEPDLQARFLQRFDLLRRTRLKPNGRRYTQQEIADGAGMSRQQAGALINGDRRPTMEHCDAIQRFFKVHAGFLTAEDADALDGALQRTEQTLLQDFAGDGDPLERLLQDHGVRGIAWRAAQLPTDKHRDKVTEWLDMLLESVKPTES, from the coding sequence GTGACAGACGGCTTCTCGGTTCCGGGTTCGACGGCCACAGTCCCCCTGGCGGCATCCGTTGCCCGTGTCGCCGAGCTCGCGGACAAGCTCGGGCTGCCCCACGGCGAGGTATTCGACATCCATCAGCTCTCCGAGGCCTCGGGCGTCCCCGCCGACGTGGTCGGCGCCCTGCTCGCCGGGCAGCGGGCCGGCGAACCCGACCTCCAGGCACGCTTTCTGCAGCGCTTCGATCTGTTGCGCAGAACGCGGCTGAAGCCCAACGGCCGCCGCTACACCCAGCAGGAGATCGCCGACGGCGCGGGCATGTCACGGCAGCAGGCGGGGGCCCTCATCAACGGCGACCGCCGGCCGACCATGGAACACTGCGACGCGATCCAGCGGTTCTTCAAGGTCCACGCCGGATTCCTGACCGCCGAGGACGCCGACGCACTCGACGGCGCCCTGCAGCGCACCGAGCAGACCCTGCTGCAGGACTTCGCCGGTGACGGCGATCCGCTGGAGCGTCTGCTGCAGGACCACGGGGTACGGGGCATCGCCTGGCGTGCGGCCCAACTCCCCACCGACAAACACCGGGACAAGGTCACCGAGTGGCTCGACATGCTCCTGGAGAGCGTCAAGCCGACGGAGTCCTGA